From a region of the Candidatus Omnitrophota bacterium genome:
- a CDS encoding sodium/solute symporter (Members of the Solute:Sodium Symporter (SSS), TC 2.A.21 as described in tcdb.org, catalyze solute:Na+ symport. Known solutes for members of the family include sugars, amino acids, nucleosides, inositols, vitamins, urea or anions, depending on the system.) — MNTPPQVGLVLLDYVVFFAYFAVVIGVALWVSFRPRGHERNTEDFFLASRALPWWIIGTSLIASNISAEQMIGMTGSAFAGGLAVISYEWMAAVTLLIVAKWMLPIFLKMRIYSMPQYLEQRFDYRVSMGLGVFWLLVYVFVNLTSISYLGSLTLQNLIGPQFLAITGHEFKLIYGVIGLFAISFIYTLTGGLAAVAWTDVIQVFFLFVGGLAVTYFGLNHMTENGGIVAGFSELWTKAPDHFHTVMPWNHSLYPWIGVFIGGMWAANLSYWGCNQYITQRALAGKNIQEAQYGLVFAAFLKMIVPIVVLLPGIVAFALYSDQIAKPDKAYAVLITNLVPVGFTGLIVAAIVAAIISSLNSMVNSTATIFTMDIYRKLNPKATEKNLVWTGRLTSIVVVLIAIPIAPSLGNLDQAFQYIQEYTGMVSPGVVAIFFLGLFWKRCTAAAAMWMAILTIPISAFLKFMPMLMRAYLPDVFSGLQIAGSIAAFHDAFLNRMGVAMLLIFLIGYFLSIETKHAAHEDIKLVGTDAAFRTPALFNVLSILILGVLTALYLLFR; from the coding sequence ATGAACACGCCTCCTCAAGTCGGCTTAGTTCTTCTCGATTACGTTGTTTTTTTCGCTTATTTCGCGGTAGTCATCGGCGTAGCGCTTTGGGTTTCGTTCCGGCCGCGCGGCCATGAACGGAATACGGAAGACTTCTTCCTCGCCAGCCGGGCGCTGCCCTGGTGGATCATAGGAACCTCGCTTATCGCTTCCAATATTTCCGCCGAGCAAATGATCGGCATGACCGGTTCGGCGTTCGCCGGGGGATTGGCCGTCATTTCCTACGAATGGATGGCGGCGGTAACGCTGCTCATCGTGGCCAAGTGGATGCTGCCCATCTTTCTGAAAATGCGCATCTATTCCATGCCGCAATATCTAGAGCAGCGCTTCGATTACCGCGTCAGCATGGGACTGGGCGTATTCTGGCTGTTGGTGTACGTCTTCGTCAATTTAACCTCGATCTCCTATCTTGGCTCGCTGACGCTGCAAAATTTGATCGGACCTCAATTTCTGGCGATAACGGGACATGAATTCAAACTCATTTACGGCGTAATCGGGCTGTTCGCCATTTCCTTCATTTATACGTTGACGGGCGGCCTCGCCGCCGTGGCCTGGACGGACGTCATACAGGTTTTCTTTTTGTTCGTCGGTGGTTTGGCGGTAACGTATTTCGGACTGAACCACATGACGGAAAACGGCGGAATCGTAGCGGGCTTTTCCGAACTCTGGACGAAAGCTCCGGATCATTTCCACACCGTCATGCCCTGGAATCATTCTCTGTATCCGTGGATCGGCGTTTTCATTGGAGGCATGTGGGCGGCCAACCTCAGCTATTGGGGCTGCAACCAGTACATCACTCAACGGGCGCTGGCGGGTAAGAATATTCAGGAAGCGCAGTACGGCCTGGTTTTCGCCGCTTTCCTCAAAATGATCGTTCCCATCGTCGTGCTGCTGCCGGGTATCGTGGCGTTCGCTCTCTATTCGGATCAGATTGCAAAGCCCGACAAAGCCTACGCCGTCCTGATCACCAATTTGGTTCCGGTCGGCTTTACCGGTTTGATTGTCGCCGCCATCGTTGCCGCCATCATTTCCTCGCTCAATTCGATGGTCAACAGCACCGCCACCATCTTCACGATGGACATCTATCGCAAACTCAATCCCAAAGCGACGGAAAAAAATCTAGTGTGGACGGGTCGGTTGACTTCCATCGTCGTCGTATTGATCGCGATTCCCATCGCTCCGTCGCTGGGCAACCTGGATCAGGCGTTTCAGTACATTCAGGAATACACAGGCATGGTCTCTCCCGGCGTAGTAGCCATTTTCTTCCTGGGCTTATTCTGGAAACGCTGCACGGCGGCGGCGGCTATGTGGATGGCCATCCTCACCATCCCGATTTCCGCTTTCCTGAAGTTCATGCCCATGCTGATGCGCGCCTACTTGCCGGACGTTTTCTCCGGCCTCCAAATTGCGGGATCGATCGCGGCGTTTCACGACGCGTTTCTCAATCGCATGGGCGTCGCCATGCTGCTGATCTTCCTCATCGGCTATTTCCTTTCCATTGAAACGAAACACGCCGCCCATGAAGATATAAAACTCGTAGGAACCGACGCCGCCTTCCGGACTCCGGCGTTGTTCAACGTATTGTCGATTTTAATCCTAGGTGTTCTGACAGCTTTGTATTTGCTCTTTAGGTAA